A region of Dioscorea cayenensis subsp. rotundata cultivar TDr96_F1 chromosome 5, TDr96_F1_v2_PseudoChromosome.rev07_lg8_w22 25.fasta, whole genome shotgun sequence DNA encodes the following proteins:
- the LOC120261164 gene encoding exocyst complex component EXO70B1: MAKVDGQEKVIATAQHIVKSLATSTNAAEDMIRILSGFDNRLSDLFPSPAAPDGDGPQEEASEAELLLDAADQVVLRWDNSDSLLFDVGASLDDASEYLTAVDDLISLVYDEDCSDDLRSRAETTLQISMTRLEDEFRHLMIRHTVPLDPQNLSDPGPRRPSLSFSSFSAARPSPSFSSDHGEPSPIDDSESSAEDDHQIPHHNSADPEGEEEEQRQQQQQSSSELIHPEVVADLKSIADRMILSGYGKELCQVYSSVRREVLDECLSILGVDRMSIDEVQRIEWQTLDDRMRKWVQAVRVGIGLLLPGERRICDQIFAESSTLRDECFAEAAKGCVMQLLNFGDAIAVCRRSSEKLFRILGMYEALSGVMLELRSMFPGEHGELLITEAEEILTRLGDAAKGTFNEFGNDVQNENSKKTMPNGDIHPITRYVMNYLVLLVSYKDSLDFLLDESSPDDGNHPESIEQRDGSGDFGLMSPTARRLLACISYLEANLEEKSKLYDDGGMQYVFLMNNMLYIVQKVKDSELRALLGDHWVRRRRGQVRQYATSYLRASWTKVLSYLKDDGLGGSGSSNSASRMAIKDRFKNFNMAFEEIYRTQIVWRVADNQLREELRISISEKVIPAYRAFMGRFGGHLEGRHAAKYIKYTPEDLENHLLDLFEGSPGGPQNHPRRKLGS; encoded by the coding sequence ATGGCGAAGGTCGACGGCCAAGAGAAGGTCATCGCTACGGCGCAGCACATCGTGAAGAGCCTCGCCACCTCGACTAACGCCGCCGAGGACATGATCCGCATCCTTTCCGGCTTTGACAACCGTCTCTCCGACCTCTTCCCTTCGCCTGCTGCTCCTGATGGCGATGGCCCTCAGGAGGAGGCGTCGGAGGCTGAGCTTCTCCTCGATGCTGCCGACCAGGTTGTTCTTCGATGGGACAACTCGGATTCGCTACTCTTCGATGTTGGTGCGTCTCTTGATGATGCCTCCGAATACCTCACCGCTGTGGATGATCTCATCTCGCTCGTCTACGATGAGGACTGTTCCGATGATCTCCGATCCCGCGCGGAGACCACTCTCCAGATCTCTATGACCCGGCTTGAAGATGAGTTTCGACATCTGATGATCCGCCATACCGTGCCGCTCGATCCTCAGAACCTCTCTGACCCTGGGCCCCGTCGACCCTCGctttccttctcctccttctccgcTGCCCGACCCTCCCCTTCCTTCTCGTCCGACCACGGTGAGCCCTCCCCCATCGATGACTCGGAGAGTTCCGCTGAGGACGACCACCAGATTCCCCATCACAATAGCGCGGATCCCgagggggaggaggaggagcagcggcagcagcagcagcagagctcGTCGGAACTGATCCATCCCGAGGTGGTCGCTGATCTCAAGTCCATCGCCGACCGCATGATCCTTTCTGGTTATGGCAAGGAGCTCTGTCAGGTCTACAGCAGCGTGCGGCGCGAAGTGCTCGACGAGTGCCTTTCGATTCTCGGCGTCGATCGGATGAGCATCGACGAGGTGCAGCGCATCGAGTGGCAGACACTCGATGATCGGATGCGTAAATGGGTTCAGGCCGTGAGGGTCGGCATCGGCTTGCTTCTACCCGGCGAGCGCCGCATCTGCGACCAGATCTTCGCTGAGTCTTCTACTCTTCGCGATGAGTGCTTCGCAGAGGCTGCTAAGGGATGCGTCATGCAGCTTCTCAACTTCGGTGACGCCATTGCTGTCTGCCGGCGCTCGTCGGAGAAGCTCTTCCGCATCCTTGGCATGTACGAGGCGCTCTCTGGTGTGATGCTGGAGCTCCGCAGTATGTTCCCTGGCGAGCACGGGGAGCTCCTTATCACTGAGGCTGAGGAGATACTGACTAGGCTTGGAGATGCCGCTAAGGGGACCTTCAATGAATTTGGCAATGATGTCCAGAATGAGAATTCTAAGAAGACGATGCCAAATGGCGACATACATCCAATCACTCGCTATGTGATGAATTATCTTGTGCTCTTGGTTTCTTATAAGGATTCTCTTGATTTCCTCCTTGATGAGAGCTCCCCTGATGATGGGAATCACCCTGAAAGCATTGAACAACGAGATGGAAGTGGTGATTTTGGTCTCATGAGTCCCACTGCTCGTCGTTTGCTGGCTTGCATCTCATATTTGGAGGCCAATCTTGaggaaaaatcaaaactttatgATGATGGAGGGATGCAATATGTGTTCTTAATGAATAATATGCTATATATAGTTCAAAAGGTGAAGGACTCCGAGCTTAGAGCTCTTCTTGGAGATCATTGGGTGCGCAGACGGCGCGGGCAGGTTCGGCAGTATGCAACAAGCTACCTCAGAGCTTCATGGACAAAGGTTTTATCATATTTGAAGGATGATGGATTGGGTGGGAGCGGGAGTTCAAATAGTGCTTCAAGGATGGCTATCAAGGATAGGTTCAAGAACTTTAACATGGCCTTTGAAGAAATTTATAGGACTCAGATTGTTTGGAGGGTTGCTGATAATCAGCTTCGTGAAGAGCTTAGGATTTCCATATCTGAGAAGGTCATCCCTGCATACCGTGCTTTTATGGGCAGGTTCGGTGGTCATTTAGAGGGCCGTCATGCTGCAAAGTACATAAAGTACACCCCGGAAGATTTGGAAAACCATCTGTTGGACTTGTTTGAAGGATCCCCTGGTGGACCACAAAACCACCCTAGGAGAAAACTTGGTTCATAA